In a single window of the Osmerus eperlanus chromosome 4, fOsmEpe2.1, whole genome shotgun sequence genome:
- the tspan31 gene encoding tetraspanin-31 gives MVCGGFTCSKNALCSLNVVYMLVGLLLIGVAAWGKEFGIVSSIHIIGGVIAVGVFLLLIAIVGLIGAIHHHQVMLFFYMVILFMVFLVQFGVSCSCLAMNQGQQEKLLSSTWGLLNNTTKVDLEGQLDCCGLLNTTASRAQFEKDMANCTAPCKASKNCSTCGDMMLQHATEALKILGGVGLFFSFTEILGVWLAVRYRNQKDPRANPSAFL, from the exons ATGGTCTGTGGCGGATTTACCTGCTCTAAAAATGCGCTTTGTTCCTTAAATGTGGTTTACATG CTGGTGGGGCTGCTGCTCATCGGGGTGGCAGCATGGGGAAAGGAGTTTGGCATCGTGTCCAGCATCCACATTATCGGAGGGGTAATCGCTGTGGGAGTGTTCCTGCTTCTCATCGCCATCGTAGGACTCATAGGGGccatccaccaccaccaagTGATGCTCTTTTTC TACATGGTCATACTCTTCATGGTCTTTCTTGTCCAGTTTGGGGTGTCCTGCTCCTGCCTGGCAATGAACCAAGGACAACAG GAGAAGCTTCTGAGCTCCACCTGGGGCCTGCTGAACAACACGACCAAGGTAGACCTGGAGGGCCAGCTGGACTGCTGCGGGCTGCTCAACACCACCGCCAGCCGGGCCCAGTTTGAAAAAGACATGGCCAACTGCACTGCT CCATGCAAAGCCAGTAAAAACTGCTCGACCTGCGGAGACATGATGCTGCAACACGCCACGGAGGCCCTGAAGAtcctgggaggggtggggctcTTCTTCAGCTTCACAGAG ATCCTGGGGGTGTGGCTGGCAGTGCGCTACAGGAACCAGAAGGACCCCAGAGCCAATCCAAGCGCTTTCCTATAG
- the marchf9 gene encoding E3 ubiquitin-protein ligase MARCHF9, translated as MFKYRIRMFFNELKVLVFMRSDSRQSGTEADRRPNMRGLGMGGCGWPPFVDCSSRDDEEEYYGSDPRPRSLAFEEKDPKLQMGLDAVSLTSSSSSMRTPQCRICFQGPEQGELLSPCRCAGSVRCTHQPCLIRWISERGSWSCELCYFKYQVLAISTKNPLQWQAISLTVIEKVQIAAIILGSLFLIASISWLIWSSLSPSARWQRQDLLFQICYGMYGFMDIVCIGLIIHEGSSVYRIFKRWQAVNQQWKVLNYEKSKDLGDPLSSNKTGSRGSRSNPHGLGSSGGGRRSQRFRTILNHHCGYTILHILSQLRPNDPRISSAANREVVMRVTTV; from the exons ATGTTCAAGTATCGGATCCGCATGTTTTTCAACGAACTGAAAGTACTGGTTTTTATGCGATCCGATTCGAGACAGTCCGGCACAGAAGCAGATAGACGGCCAAACATGCGAGGTCTGGGGATGGGCGGCTGCGGCTGGCCTCCCTTTGTCGACTGCTCTtcccgggatgatgaggaggagtacTATGGTAGTGATCCTCGGCCCCGGAGCCTGGCGTTTGAGGAGAAGGACCCCAAACTGCAAATGGGCCTGGACGCCGTGTCTCTCACCAGCAGCTCGAGCAGCATGCGCACGCCCCAGTGTCGGATCTGCTTCCAAGGCCCTGAGCAG ggggagctgctGAGCCCGTGTCGCTGCGCCGGCTCGGTCCGCTGCACCCACCAGCCCTGCCTCATCCGCTGGATCAGCGAGAGAGGCTCCTGGAGCTGTGAGCTGTGCTACTTCAAGTACCAGGTCCTGGCCATCAGCACCAAGAACCCACTGCAG TGGCAGGCCATCTCGCTGACGGTGATTGAGAAGGTGCAGATCGCTGCCATCATCCTGGGCTCCCTGTTCCTCATCGCCAGCATCTCCTGGCTCATCTGGTCTTCTCTCAGCCCCTCGGCCCGCTGGCAGCGCCAGGATCTGCTCTTCCAGATCTGCTATGGCATGTACGGTTTCATGGACATCGTCTGCATTG GCCTTATAATCCACGAGGGCTCCTCTGTGTACCGAATCTTCAAGCGCTGGCAAGCTGTCAATCAGCAGTGGAAAGTTCTGAACTATGAGAAGTCCAAGGACCTGGGGGACCCACTGAGCTCCAATAAGACTGGGAGCCGGGGCTCTCGTAGTAACCCCCACGGTCTGGGCAGCAGTGGTGGAGGGCGTAGGAGCCAGAGGTTCAGGACTATCCTCAACCACCACTGTGGCTACACCATCCTACACATCCTGAGCCAGCTGCGGCCCAATGACCCACGCATTAGCTCAGCTGCTAACCGCGAGGTGGTGATGAGGGTCACCACCGTATGA
- the LOC134018650 gene encoding natural resistance-associated macrophage protein 2-like, with protein MPSKTFSFLFRDRTPLSENIHISSLPPSMTTDQDPGGGDTSQGTSVVKTTGTRRGTPSPSVFPDGHNDTVSGTYFDQKVIIPEETSQMGFSFRKLWAYTGPGFLMSIAYLDPGNIESDLQSGAKAGFKLLWVLLGATIIGLLLQRLAARLGVVTGMHLAEVCHCQYRTVPRIILWLMVELAIIGSDMQEVIGCAIAFNLLSSGRIPLWGGVLITIIDTFVFLFLDKYGLRKLEAFFGLLITIMAITFGYEYVTVAPDQGQLLRGMFVPYCEGCGAAQLQQAVGIVGAVIMPHNIYLHSALVKSRQIDRSSKKEVKEANKYFFIESSIALFISFLINVFVVAVFAEAFYGRTNIEVYNVCNATGSPHVGLFPLDNSTLRVDIFKGGVVLGCFFGPAALYIWAVGILAAGQSSTMTGTYSGQFVMEGFLNLHWSRFTRVLLTRSIAITPTLLVAIFQDVQHLTGMNDFLNVLQSMQLPFALIPILTFTSLASLMHDFANALVWKIGGGVLILLVCAINMYFVVVYVTTLQSIWLYVLAAILSLAYLGFVGYLAWLCLIALGVSCLDLPTSRRNDTTVLIEEQPEFDS; from the exons ATGCCTTCCAAGAcattctcctttctctttcgaG ACAGAACCCCACTCTCTGAGAACATCCACATCTCGTCTTTACCACCCAGTATGACCACAGACCAGGATCCAGGGGGAG GTGACACGTCCCAGGGGACGTCAGTGGTCAAGACCACAGGCACTCGGCGAGGAACTCCTTCCCCCTCTGTGTTCCCAGATGGTCACAatgacactgtgtctggtacctATTTTGATCAGAAGGTCATCATTCCAGAGGAAACCAGTCAG ATGGGGTTCAGTTTCCGTAAGCTGTGGGCCTACACTGGCCCTGGGTTTTTAATGAGCATTGCCTACCTTGACCCAGGGAACATAGAGTCCGACCTGCAGTCTGGGGCCAAGGCTGGCTTCAAG CTGCTGTGGGTGCTACTGGGAGCCACCATCATTGGTCTACTGCTCCAGAGGTTGGCAGCTCGACTGGGCGTGGTCACAGGGATGCACCTGGCAGAAGTCTGTCACTGCCAGTACCGCACA GTTCCCCGTATTATCCTGTGGTTAATGGTGGAGCTGGCTATCATTGGTTCAGACATGCAGGAAGTCATTGGATGTGCTATTGCAtttaacctcctctcctctggcag gatCCCACTGTGGGGAGGTGTTCTCATCACCATCATTGACACGTTTGTCTTCCTCTTCTTAGATAAGTATG GTCTGAGGAAGCTTGAAGCCTTCTTTGGGCTCCTTATCACCATCATGGCCATCACATTTGGATATGAG TATGTGACGGTGGCTCCAGACCAGGGTCAGCTGCTGAGGGGAATGTTCGTCCCCTACTGTGAGGGCTGTGGAGCAGCCCAGCTCCAGCAGGCCGTGGGCATCGTGGGGGCAGTCATCATGCCACACAACATCTACCTGCACTCGGCACTCGTCAAG TCTCGACAGATTGACCGGTCTAGCAAGAAGGAGGTCAAGGAGGCCAACAAATACTTCTTTATTGAGTCGTCCATTGCCCTCTTCATCTCTTTTCTCATCAATGTTTTCGTGGTGGCTGTGTTCGCCGAGGCATTCTATGGACGCACAAATATTGAAGTG TATAATGTATGCAATGCTACCGGCAGTCCCCACGTTGGCCTCTTTCCACTTGACAACAGCACACTACgggtggacatcttcaaagGG GGTGTGGTGCTCGGCTGCTTCTTCGGCCCGGCTGCCCTCTACATCTGGGCTGTGGGGATCCTGGCTGCAGGCCAGAGCTCCACCATGACAGGGACCTACTCTGGCCAGTTTGTCATGGAG ggCTTCCTGAACTTGCACTGGTCGCGTTTCACTCGGGTGTTGCTGACCCGTTCCATCGCCATCACTCCCACCCTGCTGGTGGCCATCTTCCAGGACGTGCAGCACCTGACGGGCATGAACGACTTCCTCAACGTGCTGCAGAGCATGCAG TTGCCGTTTGCCCTGATCCCCATCCTAACTTTCACCAGCCTGGCATCCCTTATGCATGATTTTGCTAATGCATT AGTTTGGAAGATAGGAGGAGGAGTGTTGATCTTGTTGGTGTGTGCCATCAACATGTATTTTGTAGTGGTTTATGTAACTACACTCCAGAGTATCTGGCTCTATGTTCTGGCTGCAATTCTCTCTCTAGCCTATCTGGGATTTGTAGGTTACCTG GCATGGTTGTGTCTGATAGCTTTGGGGGTGTCATGTCTAGACCTCCCCACCAGCAGAAGAAATGACACCACAGTTCTGATCGAGGAGCAGCCTGAGTTTGACTCTTGA